TCAGCACCCAACCCCTCATCGCCCGCTTGCTCGAAGATGCGCTCCATGCCCGTCTCCCTGAATTTCCGGCCGTCTCGCTGGTCCTGGACTGGCCGGTCGGCTTTGCCTTTCAGATGGTGACGCCAGAATCGGCCGCCAGCAGCTTCGTGCTGACCCAGAACGCCTGTCCCGAATACCTCGATGATCTGTGGAACCTGGGCCTGCTGGGCTTGGCGTACCGGAGCCGCACCCTGGAGGAACTCGCGGAGTTGCTGCGGCGTGCAGAAACCCGGGAGCGGGTC
This is a stretch of genomic DNA from Deinococcus terrestris. It encodes these proteins:
- a CDS encoding response regulator transcription factor, coding for MLVRNAQLQVVSTQPLIARLLEDALHARLPEFPAVSLVLDWPVGFAFQMVTPESAASSFVLTQNACPEYLDDLWNLGLLGLAYRSRTLEELAELLRRAETRERVRLTPAQRSPLTPAEGDLLRLVARGLANKEIARVMLQEILPKSPAHLRG